The Prochlorococcus sp. MIT 1300 genome has a window encoding:
- the scpB gene encoding SMC-Scp complex subunit ScpB, whose protein sequence is MAIEASTELLDEERFVSLTARLEAILYLKGRPVGLKEMAELTNESEAQVQEGLLTLMAGYAQRDTALDLHEHKGRYSLQLRPGLGELVKDLLPVDLSTATLRTLATIALKKRILQSDLVDLRGSGAYDHIKELLAQNFVERKRQSEGRSYWLTLSEKFHRTFSVIPDLSAADPPQAA, encoded by the coding sequence ATGGCCATAGAGGCCTCAACCGAACTGTTGGATGAGGAGAGGTTTGTCTCTTTAACGGCAAGGCTTGAAGCCATTCTTTATCTCAAGGGCAGACCGGTTGGGCTGAAAGAGATGGCAGAGCTAACAAATGAAAGTGAAGCACAAGTTCAAGAAGGTCTCCTTACTCTGATGGCCGGGTATGCACAAAGAGATACAGCACTAGATTTACATGAACACAAAGGTCGATACAGCCTTCAATTGCGTCCAGGGCTTGGAGAACTAGTCAAGGATCTTCTCCCTGTGGACCTCTCAACAGCAACCCTGCGAACTCTTGCAACAATTGCTTTAAAAAAAAGGATTCTCCAATCTGACTTGGTTGATTTACGCGGTTCTGGAGCATATGACCACATCAAAGAGTTACTTGCCCAAAACTTTGTTGAAAGAAAACGACAAAGCGAAGGAAGGTCATATTGGCTAACACTCTCAGAAAAATTCCATAGAACATTCTCAGTAATTCCTGATCTAAGTGCAGCTGATCCACCCCAGGCTGCATAG
- the dxs gene encoding 1-deoxy-D-xylulose-5-phosphate synthase: protein MRLSELTHPNQLHGLSISELEDVACQIRERHLQVVSTSGGHLGPGLGVVELTLALYQTLDLDHDRVVWDVGHQAYPHKLITGRFTNFDSLRQQKGVAGYLKRTESSFDHFGAGHASTSISAALGMALARDRRGEDFKCAAVIGDGALTGGMALEAINHAGHLPTTPLLVVLNDNDMSISPPVGALSTYLNRIRHSPPLQFLSDSVQESVKNLPFMGGELPAELKSLKGSMRRLAVPKVGAVFEELGFTYMGPIDGHDISAMVRTFQAAHRVGGPVMVHVVTTKGKGYPYAEADQVGYHAQSAFDLTTGKSLPSKTPKPPSYSKVFGQTLIKLCEQDSKVVGITAAMATGTGLDLLQKALPDQYIDVGIAEQHAVTLAAGMACEGLKPVCAIYSTFLQRAYDQLIHDVGIQNLPVTFVMDRAGIVGADGPTHQGQYDISYLRAVPNFTVMAPKDEAELQRMLVTCLDHNGPAALRIPRGSGQGVPLMEEGWEPLKIGRGEVLLEGDDLLIVAYGAMVPEAVDTAKLLNDSGISTTVVNARFLRPLDQALIHPLARRIGKVVTMEEGALAGGFGAAIIESLVDQDLLVPTLRIGIPDQLVDHASPKQSKEALGLTASQIAQRIKERFSFELPESLITQQASQSLNN from the coding sequence ATGCGTCTCAGCGAATTAACCCATCCAAATCAGCTTCACGGCTTGAGCATTTCAGAGCTTGAGGATGTGGCGTGTCAGATTCGTGAACGACATCTGCAGGTTGTATCCACTAGTGGTGGCCATCTAGGGCCAGGTCTAGGAGTTGTAGAACTCACTTTGGCTCTATACCAAACCCTTGATCTTGATCATGACAGAGTCGTTTGGGATGTAGGCCACCAGGCTTATCCCCACAAACTAATTACTGGCAGATTTACCAATTTCGACAGTTTGCGCCAACAAAAGGGAGTCGCTGGTTATTTAAAGAGAACAGAGAGTTCCTTTGACCACTTTGGAGCTGGCCATGCAAGCACCTCCATATCTGCAGCACTTGGAATGGCTCTTGCAAGGGATCGAAGGGGTGAGGACTTTAAATGTGCTGCAGTTATTGGTGATGGTGCTCTCACCGGTGGCATGGCATTAGAGGCCATTAATCATGCGGGACATTTACCAACTACACCCCTTTTAGTAGTTCTAAATGACAATGACATGTCAATTTCTCCCCCTGTTGGAGCCTTATCGACTTATTTAAATCGAATTCGACATAGTCCACCCCTGCAATTTCTTTCAGACAGTGTTCAGGAGAGTGTTAAAAATCTTCCTTTTATGGGAGGTGAGCTTCCCGCCGAACTTAAGTCCCTTAAGGGAAGTATGCGTCGCTTGGCTGTACCAAAGGTAGGAGCAGTATTTGAAGAACTTGGTTTTACTTATATGGGTCCAATAGACGGTCATGATATTTCCGCGATGGTGCGCACTTTCCAGGCGGCTCATCGTGTAGGTGGGCCTGTGATGGTTCATGTTGTTACTACCAAGGGCAAGGGATACCCATATGCAGAAGCCGATCAGGTGGGCTATCACGCCCAGTCAGCTTTTGATCTAACCACAGGGAAGTCCCTTCCATCCAAGACTCCTAAACCACCTAGCTACAGCAAGGTGTTTGGTCAAACTCTTATAAAGCTTTGCGAACAAGACAGCAAAGTCGTTGGTATTACTGCAGCCATGGCGACAGGCACAGGCCTGGATTTATTGCAGAAGGCACTTCCTGACCAATACATAGATGTCGGTATAGCTGAACAACATGCAGTAACCCTTGCTGCAGGTATGGCATGTGAGGGTCTTAAGCCCGTATGTGCTATTTACAGCACTTTTCTTCAAAGGGCATATGACCAATTAATTCACGATGTTGGCATTCAAAATTTGCCTGTAACTTTTGTAATGGATAGAGCAGGCATCGTTGGAGCCGACGGCCCAACGCACCAAGGTCAATATGACATTAGTTATTTGAGGGCAGTCCCTAATTTCACAGTAATGGCTCCAAAGGATGAGGCTGAATTACAAAGGATGCTGGTCACTTGTTTGGATCACAATGGGCCAGCAGCCCTTCGAATTCCTCGAGGGTCAGGACAAGGGGTTCCTTTAATGGAGGAAGGTTGGGAACCATTGAAGATTGGAAGAGGCGAAGTTCTTCTTGAAGGAGATGACCTTTTGATTGTCGCTTATGGCGCAATGGTTCCGGAAGCAGTAGATACAGCCAAGCTTCTTAACGATTCTGGTATATCAACTACTGTTGTGAATGCCAGGTTTTTACGCCCCCTAGATCAGGCTTTAATTCATCCCTTGGCTCGCAGAATTGGAAAGGTTGTCACAATGGAAGAAGGGGCTTTAGCTGGTGGCTTTGGGGCAGCAATAATTGAATCACTAGTTGATCAGGACCTGTTAGTCCCAACGCTTAGAATTGGAATCCCTGATCAATTAGTTGATCATGCAAGTCCAAAACAAAGTAAGGAGGCATTAGGCTTAACAGCATCACAAATAGCTCAACGTATTAAAGAAAGATTCTCGTTTGAGTTACCAGAGAGTTTAATTACTCAACAAGCAAGTCAGTCTTTAAATAATTAA
- a CDS encoding DUF2499 domain-containing protein: MHELSLGTWWIHITTLFEWTTAIIFIVLWGFKTQNNGMKWLALAMLPNLASAMAAITWHIFDNAESLRGLVVVQAALTTLGNTCLAAAAWNLLRLKRRDA, from the coding sequence TTGCACGAACTCTCTCTAGGTACATGGTGGATCCACATAACAACTCTGTTTGAGTGGACCACTGCCATTATTTTTATAGTTCTCTGGGGTTTTAAGACTCAGAACAATGGTATGAAGTGGCTTGCGCTTGCCATGCTTCCAAATTTGGCCAGTGCAATGGCAGCTATCACATGGCATATTTTTGATAATGCAGAATCCTTGAGGGGCTTAGTCGTTGTACAGGCTGCCTTAACAACCCTTGGTAATACATGCCTAGCAGCCGCAGCATGGAATCTACTTAGGCTAAAAAGACGAGATGCTTAG
- a CDS encoding ABC transporter permease → MASKLPLVESIGMATKTLRSNRLRSFLTMLGIIIGNSSVITLVGVGRGAQNLAEGQLSNLGANVLFVVPGNNDTRRRGVAFPRNLILEDSNAIKEQVPSIKRVAPQISSNEVVQIGPRSTTSSISGITPDFLPVRSFEIANGRFITDQDLRAARNVVVIGPDLKNKLYPVSSAVGENLRIKDQSFKVIGVMEPKGAVFGNNQDENAYIPLTTMVSRLTGRDPTYGISLSFISVEAINSESTGAAKFQITNLLRQRHKILRDDDFAVRSQKDALKIVSTITGGLTLMLAAIGGISLLVGGIGIMNIMLVAVSERTQEIGLRKALGARSSDVLIQFLIESLILSSFGGVIGTFVGIGAVSTVAALTPLPATIGGVTILITVTLSGTIGLFFGVVPARRAAILDPIVALRSL, encoded by the coding sequence ATGGCAAGCAAGCTGCCACTTGTAGAATCGATAGGTATGGCCACAAAAACTTTGAGGTCGAACAGACTTCGCAGTTTTTTAACTATGTTGGGCATAATTATTGGAAACTCTTCTGTAATAACTCTTGTAGGAGTTGGTAGAGGAGCTCAAAATCTGGCAGAAGGTCAATTAAGTAATCTGGGGGCAAATGTCCTTTTCGTAGTTCCCGGCAATAATGATACAAGGCGACGTGGAGTAGCATTTCCTAGGAACCTAATACTAGAAGATTCAAACGCTATTAAAGAACAAGTACCTTCCATTAAAAGAGTTGCTCCACAAATAAGCTCTAACGAGGTAGTACAAATAGGGCCAAGAAGTACAACTAGTTCAATTTCTGGTATTACACCAGACTTTCTACCTGTTAGAAGCTTTGAAATTGCCAACGGTAGATTCATAACAGATCAAGATCTTCGTGCAGCAAGGAATGTAGTTGTCATAGGTCCTGACCTTAAAAATAAACTTTATCCGGTTTCTAGCGCAGTGGGTGAAAACCTAAGAATAAAAGACCAATCATTTAAAGTCATTGGGGTTATGGAGCCCAAAGGGGCTGTGTTTGGTAATAATCAAGATGAAAATGCATATATCCCTTTAACTACAATGGTTAGTAGATTAACAGGAAGAGACCCAACCTATGGGATTAGCCTAAGCTTTATTAGTGTAGAAGCTATAAATAGTGAGAGTACTGGTGCTGCCAAGTTTCAAATTACCAACTTACTTAGACAGCGCCATAAGATCCTTAGAGATGATGATTTTGCTGTTAGATCACAAAAAGATGCTCTAAAGATTGTAAGTACGATTACTGGAGGACTTACTCTTATGTTAGCCGCAATAGGAGGTATTTCTCTACTTGTAGGAGGGATAGGCATTATGAATATAATGCTCGTTGCTGTAAGTGAACGTACCCAGGAGATCGGACTAAGAAAAGCCTTAGGAGCAAGAAGTTCCGATGTACTAATTCAATTCCTTATAGAATCACTTATACTTTCCAGCTTCGGTGGAGTAATAGGAACATTTGTAGGAATAGGTGCTGTATCTACAGTCGCAGCACTAACACCTTTACCAGCAACAATTGGCGGAGTCACAATATTAATCACAGTAACTTTATCAGGAACCATTGGACTATTCTTTGGAGTTGTTCCTGCGAGACGAGCTGCCATTCTTGATCCAATTGTTGCTTTAAGAAGCCTCTAA
- the ilvA gene encoding threonine ammonia-lyase, biosynthetic, producing the protein MNDYLQKILRARVYDVAHETPLELAKNLSRRLKNQIWLKREDLQPVFSFKLRGAYNRMAQLSKSELSNGVIASSAGNHAQGVALSALQMNCRALIVMPVTTPAMKINAVKSLGAEVILFGETYDESYEEAKRISKQQNLTFIHPFDDPEVIAGQGTIGLEILRQCQNPPDAIYVAVGGGGLIGGIAVYVKSLWPETKVIGVESDDADAMTRSLKAGKRIELDSVGLFADGVAVRQVGEETFALAQKYVDSMVTVCTDEICAAIKDVFEDTRSILEPAGALAIAGLKADIVKNNLSNKNLIAVACGANMNFDRLRFVAERAELGEEREAMFAVEISEHAGSLKNLCQILGNRSLTEFSYRMSEASKAQIFMGVQVNGLEDRLNLCKHIAKNGLKCLDLSDDELAKMHLRHMVGGRLPEASKAKFGKGIKELLYRFEFPEKPGALMAFVNNLRPDWSISIFHYRNHGADVGRIVVGVLVKDSDLEDWKHFLNEVGYRSWEESQNPAYKLFLGGQTD; encoded by the coding sequence ATGAACGATTATCTACAAAAGATTTTGCGTGCTCGCGTCTATGACGTAGCTCATGAAACCCCACTTGAATTAGCCAAAAATCTCAGTCGCCGCCTTAAGAATCAAATCTGGTTAAAAAGAGAAGACCTCCAACCAGTCTTCTCCTTCAAGTTAAGAGGTGCCTATAACCGTATGGCTCAATTGAGCAAATCAGAATTAAGTAATGGAGTCATAGCTTCTAGTGCTGGCAATCATGCCCAGGGGGTAGCTCTAAGCGCTTTGCAAATGAATTGTCGAGCTCTCATCGTTATGCCTGTTACCACTCCAGCGATGAAGATAAATGCAGTTAAATCTCTTGGAGCAGAGGTGATTCTATTTGGAGAAACATACGATGAATCATATGAGGAAGCTAAGAGAATAAGTAAACAACAAAACCTCACTTTTATTCATCCTTTCGATGACCCGGAAGTAATTGCTGGGCAAGGAACAATTGGTCTTGAAATCCTTCGTCAATGTCAAAACCCACCTGATGCAATATATGTTGCAGTTGGAGGAGGAGGGCTAATAGGAGGTATCGCTGTATATGTAAAAAGTCTTTGGCCAGAAACAAAGGTAATAGGCGTCGAATCTGACGACGCTGACGCCATGACAAGATCTTTGAAAGCTGGAAAACGAATTGAACTTGATTCTGTAGGTTTATTCGCTGATGGTGTAGCGGTAAGACAAGTAGGGGAAGAAACTTTCGCTCTTGCACAAAAATATGTTGATTCAATGGTAACAGTATGTACCGACGAAATATGTGCTGCTATAAAGGATGTCTTCGAAGACACAAGATCAATACTTGAACCAGCTGGTGCTTTAGCAATAGCTGGCTTAAAAGCAGACATTGTTAAAAATAATCTCTCAAATAAAAACCTTATTGCTGTTGCCTGCGGGGCAAATATGAACTTCGATAGGCTCAGATTCGTTGCAGAAAGAGCAGAGCTTGGTGAAGAAAGGGAGGCTATGTTTGCAGTAGAAATTTCAGAACATGCTGGAAGCCTTAAAAATTTATGTCAAATACTTGGGAACAGAAGCCTTACAGAATTTAGTTACAGGATGTCAGAAGCAAGCAAAGCCCAGATATTTATGGGTGTTCAAGTAAATGGGCTTGAAGATCGTTTAAACCTCTGCAAACATATAGCTAAAAATGGTTTGAAATGTCTAGATCTAAGTGATGACGAACTAGCTAAGATGCATCTGCGTCATATGGTTGGAGGAAGACTGCCAGAAGCCTCAAAAGCAAAATTTGGTAAAGGGATTAAGGAGCTTCTATATAGATTTGAATTCCCTGAAAAGCCCGGTGCCCTTATGGCATTTGTTAATAACCTTCGTCCAGATTGGAGCATTAGCATTTTTCATTACAGAAACCATGGAGCAGATGTAGGACGGATCGTGGTTGGTGTTCTGGTCAAAGACAGCGACCTGGAGGACTGGAAGCATTTTCTTAATGAAGTTGGTTACAGAAGCTGGGAGGAAAGCCAAAACCCTGCATACAAATTGTTTTTAGGTGGACAAACTGATTAG
- a CDS encoding DUF3593 domain-containing protein, which translates to MNYLNGIDPSPFFVLSLIPYLAFLWWAQKSDSIPKVALWGFRLTLLFVLMTIALAIVAKVSYGAELTDIDYLHGTAEAFLTLSDALVVLGFAGLGKAEVVNNS; encoded by the coding sequence ATGAATTATCTCAACGGTATCGACCCCAGCCCATTCTTTGTACTTTCACTGATCCCCTACCTTGCCTTTCTCTGGTGGGCGCAGAAAAGTGACAGCATTCCAAAAGTGGCGCTATGGGGTTTTCGCTTGACACTTTTATTCGTGCTTATGACTATTGCCTTAGCCATTGTCGCCAAGGTTTCTTATGGGGCTGAACTTACTGATATTGACTACCTTCACGGCACAGCAGAAGCCTTCCTCACCTTGAGCGACGCATTGGTTGTTTTGGGTTTTGCAGGCTTAGGCAAAGCAGAAGTAGTGAATAACTCTTAA
- a CDS encoding ABC transporter ATP-binding protein, protein MTLILKNLGRKVGSSWILKDINLQIDNGECVALLGPSGCGKSSTLRLIAGLDKPDRGQIFLDGNEITKISPVERRIGMVFQSYALYPHLTIASNLSLGLRVRGLSSAQQRQRVSTVLQLMRLEGLANRKPAQLSGGQRQRVALARALLRDPRVYLLDEPMSNLDAQLREDLRPELRNLILSEGKQPVLYVTHDQQEAMAMSNRIAVLNEGLIEQVGTPKELYKNPNTIFVASFIGRPQINFLPSEVGIIKAIRPEHLEIRQDGIQCQVIYREWLGTTQLLIIQGKLGKLRLLCSSQTHIGDNIKVGWSHENEHHFDANSGIRSL, encoded by the coding sequence ATGACTTTAATTCTAAAGAACCTTGGCAGGAAAGTTGGTTCATCTTGGATTCTGAAAGACATTAATCTGCAGATAGACAATGGTGAGTGTGTTGCATTATTAGGTCCTAGCGGGTGTGGAAAAAGTAGCACCCTCAGATTAATTGCTGGTCTTGACAAGCCTGACAGAGGCCAGATATTTCTCGATGGCAATGAAATTACCAAGATCTCCCCGGTCGAAAGAAGAATTGGAATGGTTTTCCAAAGTTATGCACTTTATCCTCATTTAACTATTGCCTCAAATTTATCACTTGGACTAAGAGTTAGAGGGCTTTCTAGCGCACAACAAAGACAAAGAGTGAGTACGGTATTACAACTAATGAGACTTGAAGGCCTAGCGAATCGAAAGCCGGCACAACTTTCCGGAGGTCAACGTCAAAGAGTAGCTCTAGCTAGGGCCTTATTAAGGGATCCCAGGGTCTATCTTCTAGATGAACCTATGAGCAATTTAGATGCTCAACTAAGGGAAGACCTTCGTCCAGAGCTGAGAAATCTTATCCTCTCAGAAGGCAAGCAACCTGTTCTATATGTTACTCATGATCAGCAGGAAGCAATGGCAATGTCTAATAGAATAGCAGTGCTAAATGAGGGTTTAATAGAACAGGTTGGTACCCCTAAAGAACTTTATAAAAACCCTAATACTATTTTTGTGGCTAGCTTTATAGGAAGACCACAAATCAACTTCCTCCCTTCCGAAGTAGGTATAATAAAAGCAATTAGACCTGAACATTTAGAGATACGTCAGGATGGTATTCAATGTCAAGTTATATACAGAGAGTGGTTAGGCACAACCCAATTATTAATAATTCAAGGTAAGCTTGGAAAACTAAGGTTATTATGTTCGAGTCAGACTCACATAGGAGATAATATTAAAGTTGGCTGGTCACATGAAAATGAACATCATTTCGATGCTAATTCAGGTATTAGGAGTCTTTAA
- the psaK gene encoding photosystem I reaction center subunit PsaK, with translation MITPLLAAAAAPATFSWSPKVGLVMIACNVLAYAIARANIAQPNEGFEIPNSHFYGGMSHASVVAANCLGHVLGIGTILGLASRGVL, from the coding sequence ATGATCACACCCCTATTGGCTGCAGCAGCTGCCCCAGCCACATTCTCATGGTCACCAAAAGTTGGCCTGGTGATGATCGCCTGCAACGTGCTCGCCTATGCCATTGCCAGGGCAAACATCGCACAACCAAACGAAGGGTTCGAAATCCCTAATTCTCATTTCTATGGAGGAATGAGCCATGCATCTGTTGTTGCCGCTAACTGCTTAGGTCATGTCCTAGGAATAGGAACCATCCTTGGCTTGGCATCTCGCGGAGTTCTCTGA
- a CDS encoding YggT family protein: protein MSTEILAKVLQIFYSTISIYLLLLFVRVLLSWFPNLDWSNPLLSNLSSITDPYLNAFRGLIPPLGGLDLSPLLAFLALQLMQSLLSRATMTALNSSMVYYN from the coding sequence ATGTCTACAGAAATACTCGCGAAGGTCCTCCAGATCTTTTACAGCACAATATCTATTTACTTGTTACTGCTCTTTGTTCGAGTCCTGCTTAGTTGGTTCCCCAATTTGGACTGGAGCAATCCCCTTTTGAGCAATCTCAGCTCAATTACAGATCCATATCTCAATGCTTTCAGAGGACTAATACCACCTTTAGGAGGGTTAGATCTTTCACCCCTACTTGCCTTTCTAGCTTTACAGCTGATGCAATCTTTATTAAGTAGAGCAACGATGACTGCATTAAACAGTTCAATGGTTTACTACAACTAA
- a CDS encoding NAD(P)/FAD-dependent oxidoreductase, with translation MSILIAGAGPSGARLAEKLSNEGISVTIADRLKAPTQSSFSSAAVPISAIRDHDIPEISISEYWNCWRVRDPSDRNYEWSSNNNLGVVLDFSILRNELWHRAKSSGVELLLGWTVKDACSKDDHVDVELLNPFGERSIRKFQLVVDATGSERALLKKTCYRSKSSSGTEILEGVGIEWIIQADLLNSQIWGKRVTFFLGSRWITHGYGWIFPMSGERLKVGVCRLPPPDFKAVHSMSIDLKNLLKANGLDSFPVIERHGGVLNSSINRSEPHLVGRIVGVGDAVSTANLLGGEGIRYALASAELLAPLLISAISSSNSKSLEKVCLEYRDSLRHLLGWRWNISGRIARKTWWGLSGKKADSRLEKLLDGLGRSASADDLSALLFDYRFERYGIRLIPYLLGWR, from the coding sequence TTGTCTATATTAATAGCGGGAGCAGGACCTTCAGGTGCTCGACTAGCAGAGAAATTATCTAACGAAGGAATTTCAGTAACAATCGCAGATAGGCTTAAGGCTCCCACCCAGTCTTCTTTCTCAAGCGCAGCAGTACCCATAAGTGCAATTAGAGATCATGATATTCCTGAAATTTCCATATCTGAATATTGGAATTGTTGGAGAGTTAGAGATCCTTCAGACCGTAACTATGAATGGTCCTCTAATAACAATCTAGGGGTTGTTTTAGACTTTTCAATATTAAGAAATGAGCTTTGGCATAGAGCTAAATCTTCTGGTGTGGAACTCTTGCTTGGTTGGACGGTTAAAGATGCCTGCTCAAAGGATGACCATGTTGATGTTGAGTTACTAAACCCTTTTGGAGAGAGAAGCATTCGCAAATTCCAGTTAGTGGTGGATGCAACAGGAAGTGAAAGAGCATTATTAAAAAAAACTTGTTATAGATCAAAATCTTCATCTGGAACTGAAATTCTTGAAGGTGTCGGGATTGAATGGATAATCCAGGCAGACCTATTAAATAGTCAGATATGGGGTAAGAGAGTTACTTTTTTTCTTGGGTCTAGATGGATTACCCATGGTTACGGATGGATTTTCCCTATGTCAGGGGAACGCCTAAAGGTAGGGGTCTGCAGATTGCCACCACCAGATTTCAAGGCTGTCCACTCTATGAGTATTGATTTAAAAAACCTATTGAAAGCAAATGGACTGGACTCATTTCCAGTAATTGAAAGGCATGGAGGGGTATTGAATAGCTCTATTAACCGTAGTGAACCCCATTTGGTTGGAAGGATTGTAGGAGTCGGAGATGCTGTAAGTACAGCTAACTTATTAGGTGGTGAAGGTATTCGTTATGCGTTGGCAAGCGCTGAATTGCTTGCACCTTTGTTGATTTCAGCAATCTCTTCGTCTAACTCAAAATCTCTTGAAAAGGTTTGTTTGGAATATCGCGATTCCCTACGCCATCTGCTTGGATGGCGCTGGAACATTTCAGGTCGGATCGCGAGGAAGACCTGGTGGGGACTTTCAGGCAAAAAAGCTGACAGTCGTTTAGAAAAGCTGCTCGATGGTCTAGGGAGAAGTGCAAGCGCTGATGACCTCAGCGCTTTGCTTTTTGACTATCGCTTTGAGCGATATGGGATTCGTCTTATTCCTTATTTGCTGGGCTGGCGTTGA
- the pyk gene encoding pyruvate kinase codes for MTKIDVTRRTKIVATIGPATESEQRIKELIKAGATTFRLNFSHGDHHEHSKRIQTIRKASEELGIHIGILQDLQGPKIRLGRFADGPITLSSGDKFALTSRDVSCDSNIATVTYKNLTKEVTVGSRILLDDGRVEMKVERINTNDETLHCSVTVGGVLSNNKGVNFPDVQLSVRALTRKDKEDLEFGLKQGVDWIALSFVRNPSDMQEIKDLIRELGHKTPVVAKIEKFEAIDQIDALLPLCDGVMVARGDLGVEMPAEEVPLLQKDLIRKANSLGIPIITATQMLDSMAASPRPTRAEVSDVANAILDGTDAVMLSNETAVGDYPVEAVKTMATIAKRIEREYPQRPIDSHLASTIPNAISAAVSSIARQLNASAILPLTKSGATAHNVSKFRPPTPILAITSESAVARRLQLVWGVSPLLIPANESSSKTFSKAMAIAKQMGLLKQGDLAVQTAGTLTGVSGSTDLIKVAIVSNDVDKESAINNIL; via the coding sequence ATGACCAAGATAGACGTTACGAGAAGAACCAAGATCGTTGCCACAATCGGTCCAGCCACAGAAAGCGAGCAGCGCATCAAAGAACTTATCAAGGCTGGGGCAACCACCTTTCGCCTGAACTTTTCTCATGGCGATCACCATGAACACTCAAAACGAATCCAAACGATAAGGAAAGCCTCTGAAGAATTGGGAATACATATAGGGATCCTGCAGGACCTTCAAGGCCCAAAAATAAGACTAGGAAGATTTGCCGATGGACCCATCACCCTCTCCAGCGGTGACAAATTTGCCTTAACTTCCCGAGACGTTAGTTGTGACAGCAATATTGCTACTGTTACTTACAAGAATCTAACCAAAGAAGTAACTGTAGGAAGCAGAATACTTTTGGATGACGGTCGAGTGGAAATGAAAGTTGAACGTATAAATACTAATGATGAGACTCTTCACTGTTCAGTAACTGTTGGAGGTGTGCTATCAAACAACAAAGGTGTAAATTTCCCTGACGTTCAACTATCAGTTAGAGCTCTTACAAGAAAAGATAAAGAAGACTTAGAATTTGGATTAAAGCAAGGTGTTGATTGGATTGCACTTAGTTTTGTAAGGAATCCCTCAGATATGCAAGAGATAAAAGATCTAATAAGAGAACTAGGACACAAAACGCCTGTCGTAGCAAAAATCGAAAAGTTCGAAGCCATTGACCAAATAGATGCCCTACTTCCACTTTGTGATGGAGTAATGGTTGCTAGAGGAGACCTAGGCGTTGAGATGCCAGCAGAAGAAGTTCCGCTTTTACAGAAAGATCTAATCCGCAAAGCAAATAGTCTTGGCATCCCAATAATTACAGCTACACAAATGCTCGACTCAATGGCAGCAAGTCCTAGACCAACAAGAGCAGAGGTAAGTGATGTTGCTAATGCAATTCTTGACGGAACAGATGCAGTAATGCTTTCAAATGAAACCGCTGTAGGTGATTACCCGGTAGAGGCGGTGAAAACAATGGCAACTATCGCAAAACGCATTGAAAGGGAATACCCACAAAGGCCTATTGATAGCCATCTAGCAAGCACAATTCCTAATGCTATTAGTGCTGCAGTTAGCAGTATTGCTAGGCAACTAAATGCTAGTGCAATACTTCCCCTCACCAAAAGCGGGGCGACTGCTCATAACGTAAGCAAATTCAGGCCTCCCACTCCAATCCTCGCAATAACCAGTGAATCTGCAGTTGCTAGGAGATTGCAACTAGTTTGGGGAGTCTCTCCGTTATTAATCCCAGCGAATGAAAGTAGCTCTAAAACATTTAGCAAGGCCATGGCTATAGCTAAGCAAATGGGCTTACTTAAACAAGGCGATCTAGCTGTTCAGACAGCAGGGACTCTCACTGGTGTAAGTGGATCGACAGATCTCATAAAAGTCGCAATAGTGAGTAATGATGTAGATAAAGAGTCAGCAATTAACAACATTCTTTGA
- a CDS encoding nucleoside triphosphate pyrophosphohydrolase family protein — MELNHYQINARKTALYPDVGLNPIYPTLGLAGEAGEVADKVKKVIRDRGGVFDDETRQAIKLELGDVLWYVAQLSSELNFSLEEVARANLVKLESRAKRGLISGEGDQR, encoded by the coding sequence ATGGAACTAAACCATTATCAGATTAATGCCAGAAAGACGGCTTTATATCCAGATGTGGGCTTAAACCCTATCTATCCCACCCTTGGTTTGGCCGGAGAAGCTGGCGAAGTCGCTGACAAAGTTAAAAAGGTTATTCGAGATCGCGGAGGTGTTTTCGATGATGAAACTAGGCAAGCAATAAAGCTTGAACTGGGAGATGTCCTTTGGTATGTCGCTCAATTGTCTAGTGAGCTGAACTTCTCCTTAGAAGAGGTAGCAAGAGCTAATTTAGTTAAACTTGAAAGTAGAGCAAAGCGGGGCTTGATCTCCGGTGAAGGAGACCAGAGGTGA